A portion of the Natronococcus sp. AD-5 genome contains these proteins:
- a CDS encoding DNA polymerase II large subunit — MRAEDERYFERLESQLDDAFDVAERAKERGADPKPEVEIPVAKDMADRVENILGIDGVAERVRELEGEMSREEAALVLAEDFAEGRVGDYETKAGKVEGAVRTAVALLTEGVVAAPIEGIDKVEILENDDGTEFINVYYAGPIRSAGGTAQALSVLVADYTRALVGIEQYDARSDEIERYAEEVALYDTETGLQYTPKSKETKFIAKHLPIMLDGEATGDEEVSGFRDLERVDTNNARGGMCLVMAEGIALKAPKIQRYTSSLDEIDWPWLQDLIDGNYGGGDEEESEAADADESDEGDADEEMVETDEDDAEPDASDEPAGPPRVEESTKFLRDLIAGRPVFSHPCAEGGFRLRYGRARNHGFATAGVHPAAMHLVDDFLATGTQIKTERPGKAAGVVPVDSIEGPTVKLANGDVRRIDDPEEALEIRNGVEEILDLGEYLVNYGEFVENNHPLAPASYTYEWWMQDLEAAGANVQALRDDPRIDLEFPPAAKALEWAREYDAPLHPEYTYLWHDLAVEDFCTLAEAVANGRVTNAGETLVLEPADAVRDALETIVIEHRQRDDRLEIDDWKPFARSVGCEIRRTATDGASERSAGAANGPDPEEPGVGLERTWSDDDLSERARTWGHEADGENAVEAANEVAPFAVRERAPTRIGNRMGRPEKSERRDLSPPVHTLFPIGEAGGAQRNVADAAKHAETMSDTPGVVELRIGRQRCESCGAETFKNRCPDCGDRTTPDYRCPDCDTRIEPDEAGRVECDRCEVEATCVEMREIDLNEEYRGALESAGERENAFGILKGVKGLTSTTKIPEPIEKGVLRAKHDVSAFKDGTVRYDMTDLPVTSVRASELDVDVGQLQALGYEEDIHGEPLTHEDQLVELKVQDVVLSDGAAEHMMQTAGFIDDLLEQYYGLEPFYELEDRQDLVGELVFGMAPHTSAATVGRVIGFTSAAVGYAHPYFHAAKRRNCFHPETKVWYRDETDEWQHEPIETLVEGRLDDPETDDFGTLVQELDGNVTVPSIDDAGNLTRKPVEAVSKHLAPDHLVRLETRSGREITLTPDHEVHVYEDGRLRSKRASELTAEDHVVVPEHLDVVDTDDDPHVFDLLKEFLEDDTVDPSRLMIKGLDKDRLYELFEDRLSEEWDERFYPLTSTAEYFDLSKKTFSNYLYRESFPAGLLLELFDSQGELLKFVPDDVQLGMRRDRTEIDRFVELNERVGILLGYYAAEGFAREQETPKGTVHQTTICGTEAEARDFYVDVLREEFGVEPYRENEAKVTVSGRLLRVFFDSVLEAGVFAETKCVPRPIFDAPDGTVAAYLRGYFSGDGGVDGNALLVSATTVSTELKEDLLALLNRLGICGRVTITDPVPLCGKFPDFYEIDDPSMSAPSYVLEISSEDAGRFAEIVGFHLSRKDDQLQSHAEDIVPRGRRVFDGGDDAYLVDRISSAEYVESTVDSVYCLTVTDTHSLIANNMSQKQCDGDEDCVMLLLDGLLNFSKSFLPDKRGGKMDAPLVMSSRIDPSEIDDEAHNMDIVSRYPREFYLATLEQADPGEVDIRIGEDTLGTDGEYTGFEHTHDTTDIAMGPDLSAYKTLGSMMEKMDAQLELSRKLEAVDETDVAERVIEYHFLPDLIGNLRAFSRQETRCLDCGEKFRRMPLTENCRECGGRVNLTVHQGSVNKYMQTAIEVAEEYDCRTYTKQRLEVLERSLESVFENDKNKQSGIEDFM, encoded by the coding sequence ATGCGCGCGGAAGACGAACGCTACTTCGAGCGACTCGAGTCCCAGCTCGACGACGCGTTCGACGTCGCCGAACGAGCCAAAGAACGCGGTGCGGATCCGAAGCCCGAAGTCGAAATCCCCGTTGCGAAGGACATGGCCGACCGCGTCGAGAACATCCTCGGGATCGACGGCGTCGCCGAGCGCGTCCGCGAACTCGAGGGAGAGATGAGCCGCGAGGAGGCCGCGCTCGTCCTCGCGGAGGACTTCGCCGAGGGCCGAGTCGGCGACTACGAGACGAAAGCGGGCAAGGTCGAGGGGGCGGTCCGGACGGCGGTCGCCCTCCTGACGGAAGGGGTCGTCGCCGCGCCGATCGAGGGGATCGACAAGGTCGAGATCCTCGAGAACGACGACGGCACCGAATTCATCAACGTCTACTACGCCGGGCCGATCCGCTCGGCCGGCGGGACCGCCCAGGCGCTGTCGGTCCTCGTGGCGGACTACACCCGCGCGCTCGTCGGGATCGAACAGTACGACGCCCGCAGCGACGAGATCGAGCGCTACGCCGAGGAGGTCGCCCTCTACGACACGGAGACGGGGCTGCAGTACACTCCGAAGAGCAAGGAGACGAAGTTCATCGCAAAGCACCTCCCGATCATGCTCGACGGGGAGGCGACCGGCGACGAGGAGGTCTCCGGCTTTCGCGACTTAGAGCGCGTCGACACCAACAACGCCCGGGGCGGAATGTGTCTCGTCATGGCCGAGGGGATCGCCCTCAAGGCGCCGAAGATCCAGCGCTACACCTCGAGCCTCGACGAGATCGACTGGCCCTGGCTGCAGGACTTGATCGACGGCAACTACGGCGGCGGTGACGAGGAGGAGAGCGAGGCCGCCGACGCGGACGAGTCCGACGAGGGCGACGCGGACGAGGAGATGGTCGAAACGGACGAGGACGACGCCGAACCCGACGCGAGCGACGAACCGGCGGGACCGCCCCGCGTCGAGGAGTCGACGAAGTTCCTCCGGGACCTGATCGCCGGCCGACCGGTCTTCTCTCACCCTTGCGCCGAGGGCGGGTTCCGGCTGCGCTACGGCCGAGCGCGTAACCACGGCTTCGCGACCGCCGGCGTCCATCCGGCCGCCATGCACCTCGTCGACGACTTCCTCGCGACCGGCACCCAGATCAAGACCGAGCGACCTGGGAAGGCGGCCGGCGTCGTCCCCGTCGACTCGATCGAGGGGCCGACGGTCAAACTCGCCAACGGCGACGTTCGGCGGATCGACGACCCCGAGGAGGCCCTCGAGATCAGAAACGGCGTCGAGGAGATCCTGGACCTCGGCGAGTACCTCGTCAACTACGGCGAGTTCGTCGAGAACAACCACCCGCTCGCGCCCGCGTCGTACACCTACGAGTGGTGGATGCAGGACCTCGAGGCCGCGGGCGCGAACGTCCAGGCGCTCCGAGACGACCCCCGGATCGACCTCGAGTTCCCCCCCGCTGCAAAGGCTCTCGAGTGGGCGCGCGAGTACGACGCGCCCCTCCACCCCGAGTACACCTACCTCTGGCACGACCTCGCCGTCGAGGACTTCTGCACCCTCGCCGAGGCCGTCGCGAACGGCCGGGTCACGAACGCCGGCGAGACGCTCGTCCTCGAGCCCGCGGACGCCGTCCGCGACGCGCTCGAGACGATCGTCATCGAACACCGCCAGCGGGATGACCGCCTCGAGATCGACGACTGGAAACCGTTCGCCCGCTCCGTCGGCTGCGAGATCCGGCGGACGGCGACCGACGGCGCGTCCGAGCGCTCGGCCGGCGCCGCGAACGGGCCCGATCCCGAGGAGCCGGGCGTCGGCCTCGAGCGCACCTGGTCCGACGACGACCTCTCCGAGCGCGCTCGAACCTGGGGCCACGAGGCGGACGGCGAGAACGCCGTCGAGGCGGCCAACGAGGTCGCCCCCTTCGCGGTTCGCGAACGCGCGCCGACGCGGATCGGCAACCGGATGGGCCGACCCGAGAAGTCCGAACGCCGGGATCTGAGCCCGCCGGTCCACACGCTGTTCCCGATCGGCGAGGCCGGCGGCGCCCAGCGCAACGTCGCGGACGCGGCCAAACACGCCGAGACGATGTCGGACACGCCCGGCGTCGTCGAACTCCGAATCGGCCGCCAGCGCTGCGAGTCCTGCGGCGCGGAGACGTTCAAGAACCGCTGTCCGGACTGCGGCGATCGCACGACGCCCGACTACCGCTGCCCGGACTGCGACACCCGGATCGAACCCGACGAGGCCGGACGCGTCGAGTGCGACCGCTGCGAGGTCGAGGCGACCTGCGTCGAGATGCGCGAGATCGACCTCAACGAGGAGTATCGCGGCGCCCTCGAGTCGGCCGGCGAGCGCGAAAACGCCTTCGGGATTCTCAAGGGCGTGAAGGGACTCACCTCGACGACCAAGATCCCAGAACCGATCGAGAAGGGGGTGTTGCGGGCGAAACACGACGTGAGCGCGTTCAAAGACGGCACCGTCCGCTACGACATGACCGACCTGCCCGTCACGTCGGTTCGAGCCAGCGAACTCGACGTCGACGTCGGCCAGCTCCAGGCGCTCGGCTACGAGGAGGACATCCACGGCGAACCGCTCACCCACGAGGATCAGCTGGTCGAACTCAAAGTGCAGGACGTCGTCCTCTCGGACGGGGCGGCCGAGCACATGATGCAGACCGCCGGGTTCATCGACGACCTGCTCGAACAGTACTACGGGCTCGAGCCGTTCTACGAACTCGAGGACCGGCAGGACTTGGTCGGCGAACTCGTCTTCGGGATGGCCCCCCACACATCCGCAGCGACTGTCGGAAGGGTGATCGGTTTCACGAGCGCGGCGGTCGGATACGCCCATCCGTACTTCCACGCCGCAAAGCGACGGAATTGCTTCCATCCCGAGACGAAGGTCTGGTATCGAGACGAAACGGACGAATGGCAGCACGAACCGATCGAAACGCTCGTCGAGGGCCGCCTCGATGACCCTGAAACGGACGATTTTGGAACGCTCGTTCAGGAACTCGATGGCAACGTTACCGTCCCTTCGATCGACGATGCCGGGAACCTTACGCGAAAGCCGGTCGAGGCAGTCTCGAAACACCTTGCACCCGATCACCTCGTCCGGCTCGAGACGCGGAGTGGTCGCGAAATCACGCTCACGCCCGATCACGAGGTCCACGTCTACGAAGATGGACGGCTCCGGTCGAAACGGGCTTCCGAACTCACGGCGGAAGACCACGTCGTCGTCCCCGAGCATCTCGATGTCGTCGATACCGACGACGATCCGCACGTGTTCGACCTTCTCAAGGAGTTCCTCGAGGACGATACCGTCGATCCGTCCCGGCTGATGATCAAAGGACTGGACAAGGATCGATTGTACGAACTCTTCGAGGATCGACTCAGTGAAGAGTGGGATGAGCGGTTCTATCCGCTCACGAGTACGGCCGAGTACTTCGACTTGAGCAAGAAGACTTTCAGTAACTATCTGTATCGAGAGAGCTTCCCCGCAGGCCTACTTCTCGAACTGTTCGACTCTCAGGGGGAACTCCTCAAGTTCGTTCCGGACGACGTCCAGCTCGGCATGCGACGTGACCGGACCGAGATTGACCGGTTCGTCGAACTCAACGAGCGGGTCGGGATCCTGCTGGGGTACTACGCCGCAGAAGGGTTTGCGCGGGAACAGGAGACGCCGAAAGGTACGGTTCATCAGACGACGATTTGCGGAACCGAAGCCGAGGCTCGCGATTTCTACGTCGACGTGCTACGGGAGGAGTTCGGCGTCGAGCCGTACCGCGAAAACGAGGCGAAAGTGACCGTTTCGGGACGATTATTGCGCGTCTTCTTCGACTCGGTGCTCGAGGCCGGGGTCTTCGCAGAGACGAAATGCGTCCCACGGCCAATCTTCGATGCACCGGATGGGACCGTCGCCGCTTATCTTCGAGGCTATTTCAGTGGGGATGGCGGCGTCGACGGGAACGCACTTCTGGTTTCTGCGACGACGGTCAGTACCGAACTCAAGGAAGACCTACTCGCGCTACTGAATCGGCTGGGAATCTGTGGGCGGGTTACCATCACCGATCCGGTTCCGCTCTGCGGGAAGTTCCCCGATTTCTACGAAATCGACGATCCGTCGATGTCCGCACCGTCTTACGTCCTCGAGATCTCCTCCGAAGACGCGGGTCGGTTCGCCGAGATTGTGGGATTCCATCTGTCTCGCAAGGATGATCAACTGCAGTCACACGCCGAGGATATTGTCCCAAGAGGACGGCGCGTCTTTGACGGTGGCGACGATGCGTATCTCGTTGACCGAATTTCGTCGGCAGAATACGTCGAATCGACGGTCGATTCGGTCTACTGTCTTACCGTCACAGATACACATTCCCTTATTGCGAACAACATGTCCCAAAAGCAATGTGACGGCGACGAGGACTGCGTGATGCTACTCCTCGACGGCCTTCTCAACTTCAGCAAATCTTTTTTGCCCGACAAGAGGGGTGGGAAAATGGACGCACCCCTGGTCATGTCCTCGAGGATCGACCCGTCCGAGATCGACGACGAGGCCCACAACATGGACATCGTCTCGCGGTACCCCCGCGAGTTCTACCTCGCGACCTTGGAGCAGGCCGACCCCGGCGAGGTCGACATCCGGATCGGCGAGGACACCCTCGGCACCGACGGCGAGTACACCGGCTTCGAGCACACTCACGACACCACCGACATCGCGATGGGGCCGGACCTCTCGGCGTACAAGACGCTCGGTTCGATGATGGAGAAGATGGACGCCCAGCTCGAGCTCTCGCGAAAGCTCGAGGCGGTCGACGAGACGGACGTCGCCGAGCGGGTCATCGAGTACCACTTCCTGCCGGATCTGATCGGTAACTTGCGAGCCTTCTCCCGCCAGGAGACGCGGTGTCTCGACTGCGGCGAGAAGTTCCGTCGGATGCCGCTGACCGAAAACTGTCGGGAGTGCGGCGGCCGGGTGAACCTCACCGTCCACCAGGGATCGGTCAACAAGTACATGCAGACCGCGATCGAGGTCGCCGAGGAGTACGACTGCCGGACCTACACGAAACAGCGCCTCGAGGTCCTCGAGCGGTCGCTCGAGAGCGTCTTCGAAAACGATAAAAACAAACAGTCGGGAATCGAGGACTTCATGTGA
- a CDS encoding DUF7130 family rubredoxin-like protein, producing the protein MVETGETPAREGEEEAVEEMHEVNFGETVYDEDGNELGRVRGFERSGFFVTTREGAEAMSVEHARSGHEFGEAHLMWRCMECGEMGEIDEGLPENCPNCGTERENLMYWTED; encoded by the coding sequence ATGGTCGAAACTGGTGAGACACCGGCGAGAGAGGGCGAAGAAGAGGCGGTCGAGGAGATGCACGAGGTCAACTTCGGCGAGACGGTTTACGACGAGGACGGCAACGAACTCGGCCGCGTCCGCGGCTTCGAGCGGAGCGGATTTTTCGTCACCACCCGCGAGGGGGCCGAGGCGATGAGCGTCGAGCACGCCCGTTCGGGACACGAGTTCGGCGAAGCCCACCTGATGTGGCGGTGCATGGAGTGCGGCGAGATGGGCGAGATCGACGAGGGGCTTCCGGAGAACTGTCCGAACTGCGGGACCGAGCGGGAGAACCTAATGTACTGGACCGAGGACTGA
- a CDS encoding ketopantoate reductase family protein: MEIVVFGAGSLGSLVGGALAREHAVTLVGRENHVEAIRTGGLSLEGELEAVVRPRATTDGEELAADLAVVAVKSFDTEAAAETLATGSFDAVLSLQNGMGNEETLAAELEATVLAGTASYGAILREPGIVECTGLGEVVLGDWRGGRPRIAERVGGAFASSGLETTVTGEMPRRLWEKLAVNAGINAVTALTATQNGAVLEPPANDLARAAARETARVARADGVRLSNREALAAMERIAAETAANTSSMRQDVLADRRTEIDAINGYVVDRAAERGLEAPTNRTLTMLVRAWERGRGCR, translated from the coding sequence ATGGAGATCGTCGTTTTCGGAGCCGGCAGCCTCGGGAGTCTCGTCGGCGGCGCCCTCGCGCGCGAGCACGCGGTGACGCTCGTCGGCCGCGAGAACCACGTCGAGGCTATCCGCACGGGAGGGCTCTCCCTCGAGGGCGAACTCGAGGCCGTCGTTAGACCGCGGGCGACGACCGACGGCGAGGAACTCGCGGCCGACCTCGCGGTCGTCGCCGTCAAATCGTTCGACACCGAGGCGGCCGCCGAAACGCTCGCGACGGGGTCGTTCGACGCCGTCCTGTCCCTCCAGAACGGAATGGGAAACGAAGAGACGCTCGCTGCCGAACTCGAGGCGACCGTACTCGCGGGGACGGCGTCCTACGGTGCGATCCTCCGGGAACCGGGTATCGTCGAGTGCACGGGACTCGGCGAGGTCGTGCTCGGGGACTGGCGAGGCGGTCGCCCCCGGATCGCCGAGCGAGTCGGCGGTGCGTTCGCGTCGAGCGGTCTCGAGACGACCGTTACCGGCGAGATGCCCCGTCGACTGTGGGAAAAGCTGGCGGTTAACGCCGGAATCAACGCCGTGACGGCGCTGACGGCCACGCAAAACGGCGCCGTCCTCGAGCCGCCGGCGAACGATCTCGCCCGCGCCGCCGCTCGCGAGACGGCGCGCGTGGCCCGCGCGGACGGCGTGCGACTCTCGAACCGCGAGGCGCTCGCCGCGATGGAACGGATCGCCGCGGAGACGGCGGCGAACACGTCCTCGATGCGCCAGGACGTCCTCGCCGACCGCCGAACCGAGATCGACGCGATCAACGGCTACGTCGTCGACCGGGCGGCGGAGCGGGGGCTCGAGGCGCCGACGAACCGAACGCTCACGATGCTCGTTCGCGCCTGGGAACGAGGCCGCGGGTGCAGGTAG
- a CDS encoding NifU family protein, whose translation MSTETKDGDDLEDRVANFLRRNFPQIQMHGGSAAIRDLDRETGEVTIALGGACSGCGISPMTIQAIKSRMVKEIPEIEQVNAHTGMDGGGGDDMGGMSPSFPGETVDDGEPDEGPEAPF comes from the coding sequence ATGAGCACCGAAACCAAGGACGGAGACGACCTCGAGGACCGCGTCGCGAACTTCCTGCGACGGAACTTCCCGCAGATTCAGATGCACGGCGGCAGCGCAGCGATCCGGGACCTCGACCGCGAGACCGGCGAGGTCACCATCGCGCTCGGCGGCGCCTGCAGCGGCTGCGGCATCTCGCCGATGACGATCCAAGCGATCAAGAGCCGGATGGTCAAGGAGATCCCCGAGATCGAGCAGGTCAACGCCCACACCGGTATGGACGGCGGCGGCGGCGACGACATGGGCGGTATGAGCCCCTCGTTCCCCGGTGAAACCGTCGACGACGGCGAGCCGGACGAAGGCCCCGAAGCCCCGTTCTAA
- a CDS encoding DUF5783 family protein: MAEFDPEKFEDKYANYFPELQQAYKNAFNRMNDRYDSELVHAIDQQVLNESEPFYEGDGEFRVELPDDPYDRVTGVLVEEDRFEEVLEIHVEEIETELERVFGFA; encoded by the coding sequence ATGGCAGAGTTCGATCCCGAGAAATTCGAAGACAAGTACGCCAACTACTTTCCCGAACTCCAGCAGGCGTACAAGAACGCGTTCAACCGGATGAACGACCGCTACGACTCCGAGCTCGTTCACGCGATCGACCAGCAGGTGCTGAACGAGAGCGAACCCTTCTACGAGGGAGACGGAGAGTTCCGCGTCGAACTCCCCGACGATCCGTACGATCGCGTGACGGGCGTCCTCGTCGAAGAGGACCGGTTCGAAGAAGTCCTGGAGATCCACGTCGAGGAGATCGAAACCGAACTCGAACGCGTCTTCGGGTTTGCCTGA
- a CDS encoding CehA/McbA family metallohydrolase translates to MTSQIPFAIDFHVHSDDSYDGREPIELILEHAADIGLDGVVITDHDEIGESLRAAELAPEYGLVGIPGVEVSTQHGHLLAIGVEERPDPGQPFVETVETVRELGGVAIVPHPFQRSRHGVRKRHIRDADAIEVYNSMLFTGYRNRRARTFARRRDYPEIGASDAHYLPNVGRAYTEILVTPDAATSTKADIDGDDLIEAILEGRTQIRGKRTPVHKSTIQYAKGAVRKSTYLLTSHAPLVPTVPASMDRSS, encoded by the coding sequence ATGACATCTCAGATCCCCTTCGCCATTGACTTCCACGTCCACTCGGACGACTCCTACGATGGTCGCGAACCGATCGAACTCATTCTCGAGCACGCGGCCGACATCGGACTCGATGGCGTCGTCATCACCGACCACGACGAGATCGGCGAGTCGCTTCGAGCCGCCGAACTCGCTCCGGAGTACGGGCTCGTCGGCATCCCCGGCGTCGAGGTATCGACGCAACACGGACATCTGCTCGCGATCGGCGTCGAAGAACGACCCGATCCCGGCCAGCCGTTCGTGGAGACCGTCGAGACCGTCCGCGAGCTCGGCGGCGTCGCGATCGTTCCCCATCCGTTCCAGCGGAGCCGTCACGGCGTTCGAAAGCGCCACATCCGGGACGCCGACGCCATCGAGGTCTACAACTCGATGCTCTTTACCGGCTATCGCAACCGTCGCGCGCGAACGTTCGCCAGGCGACGCGACTACCCCGAGATCGGGGCGAGCGACGCACACTACCTGCCGAACGTCGGCCGCGCCTACACCGAAATCCTCGTCACGCCCGACGCGGCGACCTCGACGAAGGCGGACATCGACGGCGACGACCTCATCGAGGCCATCCTCGAGGGTCGCACGCAGATCCGCGGGAAGCGCACGCCGGTTCACAAGAGCACGATCCAGTACGCCAAGGGTGCGGTCCGGAAGTCGACGTACCTGCTGACTTCGCACGCCCCGCTGGTGCCGACGGTGCCGGCGTCGATGGATCGCTCGAGCTAG
- a CDS encoding DHH family phosphoesterase: protein MTGPVPELADRAAACAEHLRDCDRVLLASHIDADGLTSAAIAAQALERAGIHFETVFEKQLDEAAIADIAATAYDTVCFTDFGSGQLDIIGDHEDAGAFTPVIADHHQPADRETEYHLNPLLFGINGASELSGAGASYVLARALAGVADGTVDSSGAATVPDGGTAAARADNRDLAALAVVGAVGDMQDSDGELRGANAKIVAEGVEAGVVETGTDLALYGKQTRPLPKFLEYATDVYIPGISNDQGGALRFLDGLDLELKRDGEWRCWAALTNEEKQTVASALVKRAVSRGVPATKIDQLVGTSYVLCAEPIGTELRDASEFSTLLNATARYDRADVGLGVCLGNRGGALERARTLLRNHRRNLSEGIDLVTEEGVTHEENVQWFHAGDRIRETIVGIVAGMAMGNDGVSRSKPILAFAEKSAKRSSANRSGEAAEDEDGRDGGDGEEVKVSARGTHSLVRKGLDLSEVMSEASRAVGGDGGGHDVAAGATVPKGSEDSFVARADEIVGEQLR, encoded by the coding sequence ATGACCGGGCCGGTTCCCGAACTCGCCGATCGAGCGGCCGCGTGCGCGGAACACCTCCGCGACTGCGATCGCGTGTTGCTCGCCTCGCACATCGACGCCGACGGGCTGACCAGCGCCGCGATCGCCGCGCAGGCGCTCGAGCGCGCGGGGATCCACTTCGAAACCGTCTTCGAGAAACAGCTCGACGAGGCGGCGATCGCCGACATCGCGGCGACCGCGTACGATACCGTTTGCTTCACGGACTTCGGGAGCGGTCAGCTCGACATCATCGGCGACCACGAGGACGCGGGCGCGTTCACGCCCGTCATCGCCGATCACCACCAACCCGCCGACCGAGAGACCGAGTACCACCTCAACCCGCTGCTGTTCGGAATCAACGGCGCCTCGGAGCTCTCGGGTGCCGGCGCGAGCTACGTTCTCGCGCGGGCGCTCGCCGGGGTTGCAGACGGAACGGTCGACAGTAGCGGAGCAGCCACCGTACCCGACGGGGGGACGGCGGCGGCCCGTGCCGACAACCGCGACCTCGCCGCGCTCGCCGTCGTCGGCGCCGTCGGCGACATGCAGGACTCCGACGGCGAACTCCGCGGCGCGAACGCGAAGATCGTCGCGGAGGGCGTCGAAGCCGGCGTCGTGGAGACCGGCACGGACCTCGCCCTCTACGGCAAACAAACCCGTCCGCTGCCGAAATTCCTCGAGTACGCCACGGACGTCTACATCCCCGGCATCTCGAACGACCAAGGGGGCGCGCTACGGTTCCTCGACGGGCTCGACCTCGAGCTGAAACGCGACGGGGAGTGGCGCTGCTGGGCGGCGCTCACGAACGAGGAAAAGCAAACCGTCGCCAGCGCGCTCGTCAAGCGAGCCGTCTCGCGCGGCGTCCCCGCGACGAAGATCGACCAGCTCGTCGGCACCAGCTACGTCCTCTGTGCGGAACCGATCGGGACGGAGCTCCGGGACGCGAGCGAGTTTTCGACGCTCCTCAACGCGACGGCCCGTTACGACCGCGCCGACGTCGGTCTCGGCGTCTGTCTCGGAAACCGAGGGGGCGCGCTCGAGCGCGCTCGCACCCTCCTGCGGAACCACCGTCGGAACCTCTCGGAGGGAATCGACCTCGTCACCGAGGAAGGCGTCACCCACGAAGAGAACGTCCAGTGGTTCCACGCCGGCGACCGCATCCGCGAGACGATCGTCGGAATCGTCGCCGGGATGGCGATGGGCAACGACGGCGTCAGCCGATCGAAGCCGATCCTCGCGTTCGCGGAGAAGAGCGCGAAGCGTAGCTCCGCGAACCGAAGCGGCGAAGCCGCGGAGGACGAAGACGGGAGGGACGGCGGAGACGGCGAGGAGGTCAAGGTCTCGGCTCGCGGCACGCACAGCCTCGTCCGGAAGGGACTCGACCTCTCGGAAGTGATGAGCGAGGCCTCGCGGGCGGTCGGCGGCGACGGCGGCGGTCACGACGTCGCCGCCGGCGCGACGGTGCCGAAAGGAAGCGAGGACTCGTTCGTCGCCCGCGCCGACGAAATCGTCGGCGAGCAGCTTCGCTAG
- a CDS encoding DUF4166 domain-containing protein: MTGLFEREVGEGWERLHPRVRERYGLESAGGRAAVGVGRMDVLERHPLALPALRLGTVDDFLFPETGTDVPFAITTEPFVDADGNEALFLRRRFETSPPRTFVDTLRWNPARGCITDLFGRRGAVAADLHIDAEDGALALLIGTQWLRIGERYLALPETLSADGRLRDWYDDAAGRYRVAAEITNPLLGTVFGYEGTFENEFRSRETVESPTSALDEIDLPGENA; encoded by the coding sequence GTGACCGGGCTGTTCGAGCGCGAAGTCGGCGAGGGATGGGAACGGCTCCACCCTCGCGTTCGCGAGCGATACGGCCTCGAGTCAGCCGGCGGTCGCGCCGCGGTCGGCGTCGGTCGGATGGACGTCCTCGAGCGCCACCCGCTCGCGCTGCCGGCGCTCCGGCTCGGAACCGTCGACGACTTCCTCTTTCCCGAGACCGGCACCGACGTTCCGTTCGCGATCACGACGGAGCCGTTCGTCGACGCCGACGGCAACGAGGCGCTGTTCCTCCGCCGGCGCTTCGAGACGTCGCCGCCGCGAACGTTCGTCGACACGCTCCGGTGGAACCCCGCTCGAGGCTGCATCACGGACCTGTTCGGTCGGCGCGGTGCGGTCGCCGCCGACCTCCACATCGACGCGGAAGACGGCGCGCTGGCGCTTTTGATCGGGACGCAGTGGCTTCGGATCGGAGAGCGGTATCTCGCCCTTCCCGAAACTCTGTCGGCCGACGGACGGCTCCGCGACTGGTACGACGACGCGGCGGGACGGTACCGCGTGGCGGCCGAGATCACGAACCCGCTGCTCGGAACGGTCTTCGGCTACGAGGGGACGTTCGAAAACGAGTTCCGTTCGAGGGAGACCGTCGAGTCGCCGACGTCGGCGCTCGACGAGATCGACCTGCCGGGTGAGAACGCGTGA